One genomic region from Bacillota bacterium encodes:
- a CDS encoding UbiD family decarboxylase yields the protein MAFDDLREFLGLLEEHGELMRVEQRVSPKFEIAAYVRAASDLEGPALLFEKVEGYDMPVLGGLFATKSRMALSLGWPEDEMLKRYLNAEETFVEPVMLKSGPVQEVVIRGEDIDLGILPICTHFELDAGPYVTGGVQIANDPVSGSRNVSMHRMLLLDRRTLTVYAPLGRQLATIIARNEDKGKGTEIATAIGMDPVIPIASQCRPPLGVDELWIAGSMRGKPVELVKCSTIDIDVPATAEIVIEGRTIPGKRVGDGPFGEYPGTYSGVKDAPVLEVTAITMRKQPIYQICMTGRPMTENHWMMDMPLTAAAYREVYKINPDIRGIRLTPGGTSRHHCVVSIKKRHELEARNIILALLSAPIGIKLAVVVDEDINVNDSLQVEWAINTRVQAEKDVIVLPAVASPTLDPSAPMQRASSKMGIDATAPLGKCKEEYAPVFTPGENDPAIKQEIVDFMDRK from the coding sequence ATGGCCTTTGACGACCTTCGAGAGTTTCTTGGCCTGCTGGAGGAGCACGGTGAACTGATGCGAGTCGAGCAGCGGGTCAGCCCGAAGTTCGAGATTGCCGCATACGTCCGCGCGGCATCCGATCTGGAGGGGCCGGCGCTGCTTTTTGAAAAGGTAGAAGGATACGATATGCCGGTGTTGGGCGGACTCTTTGCCACCAAATCGAGAATGGCGCTGAGTCTTGGCTGGCCGGAAGACGAGATGCTTAAGCGCTACCTTAATGCCGAAGAGACATTTGTTGAACCCGTGATGCTCAAGTCGGGTCCAGTTCAGGAGGTAGTGATCAGGGGAGAAGACATCGATCTCGGGATCTTACCCATTTGCACCCATTTCGAGCTTGACGCGGGCCCATACGTGACCGGAGGGGTGCAGATCGCCAATGACCCTGTGAGTGGATCCCGGAACGTGTCGATGCACCGGATGTTGCTGCTGGACCGCAGAACGTTGACGGTATACGCTCCTTTGGGAAGGCAACTTGCCACGATTATTGCCAGGAATGAGGATAAGGGCAAGGGTACTGAGATCGCCACAGCCATTGGGATGGATCCGGTGATTCCAATAGCATCCCAGTGCAGGCCGCCGCTGGGTGTTGATGAGCTCTGGATTGCCGGCTCGATGCGTGGCAAGCCTGTTGAGCTCGTGAAATGCTCGACCATTGATATTGATGTTCCTGCTACGGCGGAGATCGTTATCGAGGGCCGGACCATCCCAGGCAAGCGGGTGGGAGATGGACCTTTCGGCGAATACCCGGGAACTTACAGCGGCGTAAAAGATGCACCGGTGCTCGAGGTTACCGCGATTACCATGAGGAAGCAGCCGATCTACCAGATATGCATGACCGGACGACCGATGACTGAGAACCATTGGATGATGGATATGCCCCTGACTGCGGCCGCATACCGTGAGGTATACAAGATAAACCCGGACATCAGGGGAATTCGACTTACCCCTGGTGGCACGTCCCGTCATCACTGCGTTGTCTCGATCAAGAAAAGGCATGAGCTGGAGGCTCGAAACATCATATTAGCGTTACTCTCTGCTCCAATCGGCATCAAGCTGGCGGTCGTGGTCGATGAAGATATTAACGTAAACGACTCTCTTCAGGTCGAATGGGCAATCAACACTCGTGTTCAGGCCGAGAAAGACGTGATAGTCCTTCCCGCTGTGGCGAGCCCTACGCTCGATCCATCTGCTCCCATGCAACGCGCGAGCTCCAAGATGGGGATCGACGCAACCGCGCCGCTCGGCAAGTGCAAGGAGGAGTATGCCCCAGTCTTCACTCCTGGGGAAAACGACCCCGCGATCAAGCAGGAGATCGTCGATTTCATGGACAGGAAGTGA
- a CDS encoding TAXI family TRAP transporter solute-binding subunit — MANRWTRVQWQVISLVLLIVFAATVLAGCGQAQAPAKQEPAKPEPAKTEPPKAAEPAKKRLNIATATTGGAYYPAGIAAAQLFTEQAGVQASASTSAGSVENIDLLMKGEADIVCVQSNILQWAYEGSDTYKGKPNQDLRILAPILSQHYNFVIRKNAGIKSVRDWKGKRVVVGRAGSGTVSTHEMVLGAFGMTLQDVKPDYIGQAEAIEAIRNGLADATIAVGAAPISQVSDALVAPNTNAAVLSLSDEEIKTITEKHKWSMAMPIPAGTYPNQKDEIKTVGHLGYFVVRKDFPQDLAYKLVKAMYDNKDWLTKSYSGYNNVAFLEPAKALSIPVPLHEGSKKYLQEKGWVK; from the coding sequence ATGGCGAACAGATGGACGAGAGTTCAGTGGCAGGTCATTTCCTTGGTCTTGCTGATTGTGTTCGCGGCAACTGTCCTTGCGGGTTGCGGCCAGGCTCAGGCGCCTGCCAAGCAAGAGCCCGCCAAGCCAGAACCGGCCAAGACAGAGCCGCCGAAAGCCGCCGAACCGGCGAAGAAAAGACTAAACATCGCGACGGCGACCACCGGCGGGGCCTATTACCCGGCAGGCATAGCGGCTGCCCAGCTGTTTACAGAGCAGGCAGGCGTGCAAGCATCAGCGTCGACGAGCGCCGGCTCGGTGGAGAACATCGACCTTCTGATGAAAGGCGAGGCCGATATCGTATGCGTTCAATCAAACATACTGCAGTGGGCCTATGAGGGCTCTGATACTTACAAAGGTAAGCCTAACCAGGATCTGCGCATTCTCGCCCCGATCCTCTCCCAGCACTACAACTTCGTGATCCGCAAGAACGCTGGGATAAAATCGGTCAGAGACTGGAAGGGAAAGCGAGTGGTGGTTGGTCGGGCCGGGAGCGGCACTGTCTCGACGCACGAGATGGTGCTCGGCGCCTTCGGTATGACTCTGCAGGATGTGAAACCGGACTACATCGGGCAGGCTGAAGCGATCGAGGCCATCAGGAACGGTCTGGCGGATGCCACAATCGCGGTTGGAGCCGCGCCCATCTCGCAAGTCTCGGACGCTTTAGTAGCGCCTAATACGAACGCCGCCGTTCTTTCGCTGAGCGATGAGGAGATCAAGACGATTACCGAAAAGCACAAGTGGTCGATGGCAATGCCAATCCCAGCAGGGACATATCCCAATCAAAAGGACGAGATAAAGACCGTCGGGCATTTGGGATACTTCGTGGTTAGGAAAGACTTCCCACAGGACCTTGCGTACAAGTTGGTTAAGGCGATGTATGACAATAAAGACTGGCTGACCAAGTCATACTCCGGTTACAACAACGTAGCCTTCCTCGAGCCGGCGAAAGCCTTGAGCATCCCTGTCCCGCTTCATGAGGGAAGTAAAAAGTACTTGCAGGAGAAGGGCTGGGTCAAGTAG
- a CDS encoding TRAP transporter permease produces MREDSASVLPPKADFKERTIVVLAIAFSLFQVWTNSYGIMMSMKQGGVFLAFTLALIFLTYPSGRGEFWRLVDWFLACGGAFVGLYTFFRAEQLAIRNLQAESLDYYMAALALILVIEAARRSIGIAMSILPVLFLVYAVFGKHLPGILGHYGFTIPRLLMRMYLVDEGIYGITLQVAATYIFLFILFGSFLAESGVGQFFTDLATWLTGSAVGGPAKVATLSSALMGTISGSAAANVATTGTFTIPMMKKVGFRPAFAGAVEAVASTGGMVMPPVMGAAAFVMSQYLNMNYGKIMVAAVIPALLYYLSVYCWVHFEALRLGLRGVLREELPPIKDPGRKVFLFLPIVVVVWSLLQGRTPIFSAFLGILSVVVASQVQRERMGLREVIRALEKGARASLTASSACIAAGIIVGVTAMTGLGQVITYNIIGLAHNNLIPALALTAIASLVLSMGLPATACYVITATIAAPALVRMGALPLAAHMFVFYFSCLSNITPPVAIASYTAAGIAHAKPFEVGWMSMRIAAPGFIIPFLFVMNPVLLAQATTPVQLLWPCATACAGVMFMAVGGVGCLWRPQSPLIRLGYLAGSLMLIDPNMITDVIGLAILGATLLYDFVSSRKSRDAETGR; encoded by the coding sequence GTGAGAGAGGACTCAGCTAGTGTTTTGCCTCCGAAGGCCGACTTCAAGGAACGCACGATAGTTGTGCTGGCGATCGCGTTTTCGCTGTTTCAAGTCTGGACGAACAGCTATGGAATTATGATGTCGATGAAGCAAGGGGGCGTGTTTCTTGCGTTCACTCTGGCGCTGATCTTCCTGACGTATCCCTCCGGGCGCGGGGAGTTCTGGAGACTTGTGGACTGGTTTCTTGCGTGTGGTGGGGCTTTTGTCGGGTTATATACCTTCTTCAGAGCGGAGCAGTTGGCAATACGTAATCTTCAGGCCGAGTCGTTGGACTATTATATGGCTGCCCTGGCGCTCATCCTGGTTATTGAGGCGGCGCGGCGCAGCATCGGGATTGCGATGTCAATTCTACCCGTCTTGTTCCTCGTGTACGCGGTGTTCGGTAAGCACTTGCCTGGAATACTCGGGCATTATGGTTTCACTATCCCGAGGCTCCTCATGAGGATGTACCTGGTAGATGAAGGCATCTATGGAATAACGCTTCAGGTGGCGGCCACGTATATCTTTCTCTTCATTTTATTTGGCTCGTTCCTGGCGGAGAGTGGAGTTGGCCAATTTTTCACGGACCTTGCCACATGGCTTACGGGCTCGGCAGTCGGCGGGCCGGCCAAGGTGGCGACGCTTTCGAGCGCTCTTATGGGAACCATCAGCGGGAGTGCCGCTGCAAACGTGGCTACCACGGGTACATTTACCATCCCGATGATGAAGAAAGTGGGATTTCGGCCTGCCTTTGCTGGCGCGGTGGAAGCAGTCGCATCAACCGGCGGAATGGTCATGCCGCCAGTGATGGGCGCTGCTGCGTTTGTCATGTCTCAATACTTGAACATGAATTACGGAAAGATCATGGTGGCCGCGGTGATTCCGGCCCTGCTTTACTATCTCTCAGTGTATTGCTGGGTTCACTTCGAGGCGCTGAGGCTCGGACTCAGGGGAGTGCTCCGGGAGGAACTCCCGCCAATAAAGGACCCCGGGCGCAAGGTATTCTTGTTCCTTCCCATAGTCGTGGTAGTGTGGTCGCTGCTTCAAGGCCGCACCCCCATATTTTCTGCTTTTCTTGGAATTCTGTCCGTCGTAGTGGCAAGCCAGGTGCAGAGGGAACGGATGGGATTGCGAGAAGTGATACGAGCGCTTGAGAAGGGCGCCCGTGCGTCACTGACCGCGAGCTCGGCCTGCATTGCAGCAGGCATCATCGTCGGCGTGACGGCCATGACTGGGCTCGGGCAGGTCATAACTTACAACATCATAGGACTGGCTCATAACAACCTGATTCCAGCCCTCGCCCTCACTGCAATTGCCTCGCTTGTTCTGAGCATGGGCCTGCCTGCAACCGCCTGTTACGTGATAACTGCTACGATAGCCGCCCCTGCGCTGGTGCGGATGGGGGCTCTGCCGCTTGCCGCCCATATGTTCGTATTCTACTTTTCCTGTCTGTCGAACATAACCCCGCCTGTTGCCATAGCGTCGTACACTGCTGCCGGCATAGCTCACGCCAAACCATTTGAAGTGGGCTGGATGTCAATGCGAATAGCCGCCCCTGGCTTCATAATACCCTTCCTTTTCGTAATGAATCCGGTCCTGCTGGCTCAGGCGACGACTCCAGTGCAGCTCCTTTGGCCGTGCGCGACCGCGTGCGCCGGAGTGATGTTTATGGCCGTGGGTGGAGTAGGGTGCCTGTGGCGTCCGCAGAGTCCGCTGATCCGCCTGGGCTACCTGGCAGGTTCTCTCATGCTCATCGATCCCAACATGATAACGGATGTGATCGGACTCGCGATCCTGGGAGCGACTCTCCTATATGACTTTGTTTCGAGCAGGAAGTCAAGGGACGCAGAGACGGGGCGCTGA
- a CDS encoding maleate cis-trans isomerase, with product MMTVWRARIGILIPCVNVVMEQDFHRLLPDGVTAHAARVGRSQLKSTLSAEHETVQRAVEAVRLLAHACVDIVVFGCTAASVTRGPGGDLEIGAEIASAGGMPCVTTATAVVESLRAVGARSISVATPYIDEINSIEEAFLRDSGFEVPAVKGLGIVESVQIPRVSPESIYRFARSVFRPGSDALFISCTNFRAAEIAPVLEQDLGVPVITSNTASLWAALRRLGINDAVPGGGVLFNGGERVMRK from the coding sequence GTGATGACTGTGTGGCGGGCCCGCATCGGCATTCTGATACCGTGCGTAAACGTGGTCATGGAGCAAGATTTCCACAGGCTGTTGCCTGATGGGGTGACCGCGCACGCGGCAAGAGTCGGCCGATCGCAGCTCAAATCCACGCTAAGCGCCGAGCACGAGACGGTGCAGCGCGCCGTAGAAGCAGTACGCTTGCTGGCTCACGCTTGTGTTGACATCGTTGTCTTTGGGTGCACTGCTGCAAGCGTCACGCGCGGTCCAGGCGGGGACCTGGAGATCGGCGCCGAGATAGCTTCAGCCGGCGGTATGCCGTGCGTGACCACGGCCACTGCTGTCGTCGAATCGTTAAGAGCAGTCGGTGCAAGAAGCATATCGGTTGCGACCCCGTACATCGACGAGATCAACTCCATCGAGGAGGCTTTCCTCAGGGATTCCGGGTTTGAAGTGCCGGCTGTCAAGGGTTTGGGGATTGTCGAGAGCGTTCAAATACCCCGTGTGAGTCCAGAAAGCATCTACAGGTTTGCGCGGTCGGTGTTTCGCCCGGGGAGCGATGCGTTGTTCATCAGTTGCACAAACTTCCGTGCTGCTGAGATCGCTCCCGTCCTGGAGCAGGATCTCGGTGTTCCGGTAATTACCTCCAATACAGCCTCACTCTGGGCTGCCCTACGCCGGCTCGGCATTAACGACGCTGTGCCTGGGGGCGGGGTGCTCTTCAACGGCGGAGAAAGGGTGATGCGGAAATGA
- a CDS encoding copper amine oxidase N-terminal domain-containing protein: MVPLRAIAEGLGALVYWDGAHRLITIVKAELTVKLTIGSRTAEVNGKRKSMDTVPVIQQNRTMVPLRYVGELGASVDWDGASRTVTVNLPHQ; the protein is encoded by the coding sequence ATGGTTCCGCTGCGCGCAATCGCCGAGGGGCTCGGTGCGCTGGTGTACTGGGATGGTGCCCACCGGCTGATCACGATCGTCAAGGCTGAGTTGACGGTCAAATTGACCATTGGCAGCAGGACTGCTGAGGTAAATGGTAAGCGGAAGTCGATGGATACGGTTCCCGTTATTCAGCAGAACCGTACTATGGTGCCCCTGCGCTATGTGGGTGAATTGGGCGCTTCCGTAGACTGGGATGGCGCCAGCCGCACTGTGACAGTCAACCTCCCCCATCAGTGA
- a CDS encoding Flp family type IVb pilin: MKRCREKVVGTLTLQVSAVAHSERGATSAEYALVLALVVVTLITALSALGAALNDKLHSIIEQISNAR, encoded by the coding sequence ATGAAGAGATGCAGGGAGAAAGTCGTTGGTACCCTCACCCTGCAAGTGTCGGCGGTCGCTCACAGTGAACGTGGGGCCACATCAGCTGAGTATGCGCTGGTGCTCGCACTCGTGGTTGTCACGCTGATTACTGCCCTGAGTGCTCTCGGGGCGGCGTTGAACGATAAGCTCCACTCAATCATAGAGCAGATTTCCAATGCGCGCTGA
- a CDS encoding pilus assembly protein has product MRAERVVADQRGAAAVEFVLVAGMLFTVLFGVLEFGLLMNSKVLITSAARECARRAAVDGGSSQAAVSRALDCLRTSNLDPGSVEVVIRPAQAAYGSQITVRVSCPYVPLTPLLRRVAGGRVTLDAEVVTRSERVR; this is encoded by the coding sequence ATGCGCGCTGAACGGGTTGTCGCGGATCAGCGCGGCGCGGCCGCGGTTGAGTTTGTACTCGTAGCAGGCATGTTGTTTACGGTGCTGTTCGGGGTGCTGGAGTTCGGCCTGTTGATGAACTCCAAGGTGCTGATCACCTCGGCTGCGCGTGAGTGCGCCAGGCGCGCCGCCGTCGATGGCGGGTCGTCACAGGCGGCGGTGTCCCGCGCACTCGATTGCCTCCGGACGAGTAACCTGGACCCCGGGTCCGTCGAGGTCGTTATCCGGCCGGCGCAGGCCGCGTACGGCTCTCAGATAACGGTCCGGGTCTCGTGCCCGTACGTGCCGCTCACGCCTTTGCTGCGACGGGTGGCCGGTGGGCGCGTGACGCTGGATGCTGAGGTAGTGACGAGGAGCGAGAGAGTGAGATGA
- the cysK gene encoding cysteine synthase A, translated as MRRSILETIGNTPLVELRRVRPCNGCRVLVKVEALNPGGSIKCRPAYAMIRAAEEQGLLKPDSIIVEATSGNQGIALSMVGAALGYRVRIVMPANMSKERQMIVRAYGAELVLTDPGSDIGQALDTCLKTVRKMAEEDPQVFVVGQFSNPANPASHRQETAVEIIEQVGDQGPVHAFVSGIGTGGTITGVGEALKKVWPDCEVVAAEPENAAILSGGKIGHHVQQGIGDGLIPEVLNTKIIDEIVVVSDKDAVATSLRLAREEGLFVGVSSGTNVWAALRVAENLGPGKTVVTLCPDTAERYLSMKLLDYC; from the coding sequence ATTAGGAGGTCCATCCTCGAGACGATAGGGAACACGCCCCTGGTCGAACTCCGGCGGGTTCGGCCCTGTAACGGCTGCAGGGTGCTCGTCAAAGTCGAGGCTCTCAATCCGGGCGGCAGCATCAAGTGCCGCCCTGCTTATGCAATGATCAGGGCCGCGGAGGAACAGGGACTCCTCAAGCCCGACTCGATCATCGTTGAGGCCACGAGCGGGAACCAGGGCATCGCCCTCAGCATGGTGGGGGCCGCGCTGGGGTACAGGGTCCGGATAGTCATGCCGGCCAACATGAGTAAAGAGCGGCAGATGATTGTGCGGGCGTACGGAGCAGAACTGGTGCTCACCGACCCGGGCAGCGACATAGGCCAGGCACTCGATACCTGTCTTAAGACCGTGAGGAAGATGGCCGAGGAGGATCCGCAGGTGTTCGTGGTGGGCCAGTTTTCCAACCCCGCCAATCCCGCCTCGCACAGGCAGGAGACGGCGGTCGAGATCATCGAGCAGGTGGGGGATCAGGGCCCCGTGCACGCGTTCGTGTCCGGAATAGGCACGGGGGGCACGATAACCGGTGTCGGCGAGGCCTTGAAGAAGGTGTGGCCGGACTGCGAGGTCGTGGCGGCCGAGCCGGAGAACGCGGCGATACTCTCGGGCGGAAAGATAGGCCACCACGTGCAGCAGGGGATCGGAGACGGCCTGATACCCGAGGTCCTCAACACGAAGATCATCGACGAGATCGTCGTGGTTTCTGACAAGGACGCGGTCGCCACGTCTCTAAGACTGGCGCGCGAGGAGGGGTTGTTCGTCGGCGTGTCCTCCGGCACCAATGTCTGGGCCGCGCTGCGGGTCGCGGAGAATCTGGGTCCGGGTAAGACTGTGGTGACCCTCTGTCCCGACACGGCCGAGAGGTACCTCAGCATGAAGCTGCTGGACTACTGCTGA
- the sdaAB gene encoding L-serine ammonia-lyase, iron-sulfur-dependent, subunit beta: MNPFDVIGPVMVGPSSSHTAGAVRLGRMARAIAGGKPVAARIGLHGSFARTYKGHGTDVAVVAGLLGMDMDDEAIPCALSIAAERGLRVTFETVDLDGVHPNTAVIRVTNDAGATTEITGSSLGGGRIVVTSLDGFSVSLTGTYPTWIVHHLDRPGVVASVAGALAAKNVNIGGMTVSRKRKGSLATSIIEVDQAGPGDLMESLMVLPNVTGVRYIEPNAL; encoded by the coding sequence ATGAACCCGTTTGACGTCATAGGTCCCGTCATGGTGGGACCGTCGAGCTCGCACACGGCAGGCGCGGTCAGGCTTGGCCGGATGGCCAGGGCCATCGCCGGTGGTAAGCCTGTCGCTGCTCGCATTGGCCTTCACGGTTCATTCGCCAGGACGTACAAAGGCCACGGGACCGACGTCGCGGTCGTCGCCGGCCTCCTCGGCATGGACATGGACGACGAGGCGATACCCTGCGCGCTGTCGATAGCCGCCGAGCGGGGGCTCCGGGTCACGTTCGAGACCGTCGATCTCGACGGGGTCCACCCCAACACGGCGGTCATTCGCGTCACGAATGACGCTGGAGCGACCACGGAGATCACAGGATCGTCGCTGGGTGGCGGCAGGATAGTCGTCACGAGCCTCGATGGGTTCTCGGTGTCCCTGACCGGCACCTACCCGACCTGGATTGTGCATCATCTGGATAGGCCCGGTGTTGTGGCCTCGGTGGCCGGCGCGCTCGCCGCGAAGAACGTGAACATCGGCGGTATGACGGTGTCGAGGAAGCGGAAGGGGTCGCTCGCGACGAGCATCATTGAGGTGGACCAGGCCGGCCCGGGGGATCTCATGGAGAGCCTGATGGTACTGCCGAATGTCACCGGAGTGAGATACATAGAACCCAACGCTTTGTAG
- the sdaAA gene encoding L-serine ammonia-lyase, iron-sulfur-dependent, subunit alpha: MDRAQAGGVRISDVVLEQYGDDGGRARALDEMKRRLHVMQGAVRRGLEERLASRSGLTGGAARRVETARARGGSVLGDSFSRVIARSLAVAEVNACMGRIVAAPTAGSCGVIPGVLITLAERLDRSEQDLVMALFTAAAVGGVIATRATVSGAEGGCQAECGAAAAMAAAAGVELCGGTPAQSAHAAAISIKGTLGLVCDPIAGLVEVPCVKRNALAAANSVAAIEMALAGVESVVPVDEVIDTMKRVGRAIPESLRETSLGGLATTPTALEIARRLG; the protein is encoded by the coding sequence GTGGACAGGGCGCAGGCCGGTGGTGTCAGGATTTCGGACGTCGTGCTGGAGCAGTATGGTGACGACGGTGGGCGAGCGCGCGCCCTCGACGAGATGAAACGGCGGCTCCACGTAATGCAGGGGGCCGTACGCAGGGGGCTTGAGGAAAGACTCGCGTCAAGGAGCGGGCTCACCGGCGGCGCCGCGCGGAGAGTCGAGACGGCGCGGGCCAGGGGTGGGTCCGTACTCGGCGACTCGTTCTCGAGGGTGATTGCGAGGTCACTGGCGGTCGCGGAGGTAAACGCCTGCATGGGCAGGATAGTCGCCGCCCCGACGGCGGGTTCGTGCGGGGTGATCCCCGGGGTGCTTATCACGCTGGCCGAGAGGCTCGACAGGAGCGAACAGGACCTGGTCATGGCCCTGTTCACAGCTGCGGCTGTGGGAGGAGTCATAGCGACGCGGGCCACGGTGTCAGGCGCCGAGGGCGGCTGCCAGGCTGAGTGTGGTGCCGCTGCCGCGATGGCCGCGGCCGCGGGTGTCGAGCTGTGCGGGGGGACGCCGGCGCAAAGCGCTCACGCCGCGGCGATATCCATCAAGGGAACGCTGGGGCTGGTGTGTGACCCCATCGCGGGGCTCGTCGAAGTACCGTGCGTGAAGCGGAACGCGCTGGCGGCCGCCAATTCAGTCGCGGCAATTGAGATGGCTCTGGCGGGGGTGGAGTCGGTGGTCCCTGTTGATGAGGTGATCGACACGATGAAGCGCGTCGGCAGGGCGATACCCGAATCGCTCCGCGAGACCTCGCTCGGGGGACTGGCTACTACCCCGACTGCGCTGGAGATCGCCAGGAGGCTGGGATAA
- the gcvT gene encoding glycine cleavage system aminomethyltransferase GcvT, translated as MEDLKKTPLYQIHQKYGGRIIDFGGWALPVQFTGIKEEHQAVRTAAGLFDVSHMGEFFIHGPDALALVQRVTCNDIARGTPGRVIYSPMCNERGGVVDDLMVYCLGDGGYMMVPNAANIDKDWAWVKDNVKGLKVDLRNASSETGEVALQGPDSEAILQRLTRTNLKEIKYYRFQEHVEVAGVRSIVSRTGYTGEDGFEVYCKPDDTPLVWEAIMEAGHDYGIVPCGLGCRDTLRFEAGMPLYGHELDDDRTPLEAGLDRFVSFAKGDYVGREALLKQKNEGLKIKLAGFEMVDRGVPRAGYPVLLDGHEIGWVTTGTYSPTFDKNLGMAYVPAELARPGVELVVGVRGKELRIVTVPLPFYKRGATK; from the coding sequence TTGGAGGATCTCAAGAAAACCCCTCTGTACCAGATTCATCAGAAGTACGGGGGCCGGATCATCGATTTCGGTGGGTGGGCGCTTCCGGTCCAGTTTACCGGGATCAAGGAAGAGCACCAGGCCGTGAGAACCGCCGCGGGACTGTTCGACGTGTCCCACATGGGTGAGTTCTTCATCCATGGCCCCGACGCGCTGGCACTTGTTCAGCGTGTGACGTGTAATGACATCGCCAGGGGGACGCCGGGCCGCGTGATATATTCCCCGATGTGCAACGAGCGCGGCGGCGTGGTGGACGACCTGATGGTGTACTGCCTCGGCGACGGCGGCTACATGATGGTTCCCAACGCCGCGAACATCGACAAGGACTGGGCGTGGGTCAAGGACAATGTTAAGGGGTTGAAGGTGGATCTCAGGAACGCGTCGTCCGAGACGGGCGAGGTGGCGCTGCAGGGCCCGGATTCCGAGGCCATACTCCAGCGCCTGACCAGGACCAACCTGAAGGAGATCAAGTACTACAGGTTCCAGGAGCATGTGGAGGTCGCGGGCGTCCGGTCCATCGTGTCGAGGACCGGCTACACCGGCGAGGACGGGTTCGAGGTTTACTGCAAGCCGGATGATACCCCGCTGGTCTGGGAGGCAATCATGGAGGCGGGGCATGACTACGGCATCGTGCCGTGCGGCCTCGGTTGCAGGGATACGCTGCGGTTCGAGGCGGGAATGCCGCTGTACGGCCACGAGCTCGACGACGACAGGACCCCGCTCGAGGCGGGCCTGGACCGGTTCGTGTCGTTCGCCAAAGGGGATTACGTCGGCAGGGAGGCGCTGCTGAAGCAGAAGAACGAGGGCCTGAAGATCAAGCTCGCCGGCTTTGAGATGGTCGACAGGGGCGTCCCGCGCGCGGGATACCCCGTGCTGCTCGACGGGCACGAAATCGGGTGGGTCACCACGGGAACATACAGCCCCACGTTCGACAAGAACCTTGGAATGGCGTACGTTCCGGCGGAACTGGCCAGACCCGGCGTTGAGCTCGTGGTCGGCGTGAGGGGCAAAGAACTCAGGATCGTGACCGTCCCGTTACCATTCTACAAGAGGGGAGCGACGAAGTAG
- the gcvH gene encoding glycine cleavage system protein GcvH, which translates to MHPSDRKYSKTHEWVKIEGKEGRVGISHHAQDHLGDIVFVELPEIGKQVKKGEQLCVVESVKAVADCYAPVSGKVVKVNDKLVDKPELLNQDPHGEAWIAVVEVADPGETTDLLDGAAYDKFCEEESGH; encoded by the coding sequence ATGCATCCCAGCGACAGGAAGTACTCTAAGACCCACGAGTGGGTCAAGATCGAGGGCAAAGAGGGACGCGTGGGGATCAGCCACCACGCCCAGGACCATCTCGGGGACATCGTTTTCGTGGAGCTTCCCGAGATAGGCAAACAGGTCAAGAAGGGCGAGCAGCTCTGCGTCGTCGAGTCCGTGAAGGCGGTCGCCGACTGCTACGCGCCCGTTTCGGGCAAGGTCGTCAAGGTGAACGACAAGCTCGTGGACAAACCCGAGCTCCTGAATCAGGACCCGCACGGTGAGGCCTGGATAGCGGTTGTCGAGGTAGCCGACCCCGGCGAGACGACCGACCTCCTCGACGGCGCCGCGTACGACAAGTTCTGCGAGGAGGAGAGCGGTCACTAA